The segment AGGCGGGACCGATCCGGCAGAGATCGAAAGGGTCATGAGGATTACCGAGCCTTTCTGCTCGGCGCCCGAATTCGTTGCCCAGTACATTAAACGTCTTCACGCAAAGGAGAAGGGAGAGTGAGTCCACAGGAGTTTGAGAACCAAGTCAGAAGCAACCTGAACAATCGCACGTCCGTGACGCCGGACCTAATTCGCAGCGTGGTCCGGCTCACCCTGCAGATTCAGGGGGACGACGCTCCGCAGTTCGAAAGCGAGGACTTGTTTGTCGAGCAGATATCGCGTTCCATCGAGGAAAAGCTCGACCTGTCGATGCCGGATGCTGCTGTGGTGAAGCTGCCATTCAAGGAATGGCTTCCGGAGCGTCGCGCCGACACTGACCTGTTCTACTGGAACCGCTATCGTGATTGGCTTCTGCAGTCCGGGTTTGCCAAGGAAGTGGTCGGCACCATCGGCCGCGATACCGACAAGATCGTAGGCCTGCTCGAAAATCCCGAGAAGAACGGGCCTTGGAAGAGGCGCGGCCTCGTCGTAGGCCATGTACAGTCCGGAAAGACTGCCAACTACAACGGCGTTGTTTGCAAGAGTGCGGATTATGGCTACAAGGTCATCATTCTTCTCGCCGGCGTGCACAATAACCTGCGCAGCCAGACCCAGCAGCGGGTGGAGGAAGCCTTCATTGGCGTCGATACCGACAAGAAGGACCGAAATCTGCCGCTCAAGGACATTAAGACTGGTGTCGGCCGCATTTCCGATGTCACCCGCCTGCCGTTCAGTCTGACGTCGCGCGAACACGACTTCCGGAAGGATTCTGCAAAGGCGGCCACGTTTTCACTCAATGCGATCAGCGAGCCCGTTGTATTCGTCATCAAGAAGCAGGCAACCGTCCTGCAGAATCTTCACGAGTGGTTTCTTAGCCTGAATGACATCAAGGGTGGGAAGATTCAGGGCATTCCGATGCTACTCATCGACGACGAGGCCGACAACGCGTCGGTGAACGTGGCCAAGGGCGAGGGCGACCCGACGAAGATCAACGGGTTGATTCGGAAGCTGCTCGCGCTGTTCGAGCAGAACAGTTATGTCGGCTATACGGCGACGCCATTCGCCAACATCTTCATCGACCCCGATTCCAGTCATGCGATGCTGGAAGATGACCTCTTTCCCAAGGATTTCATCGTCAACTTGGATGCGCCGGACAACTACGTGAGCGCTGCCCGCATCTTTGGCGAGAACGGCGATCTCGCACATCTGGTCGAGTCGGTCTCCGACCATGTCGCGTGCTTTCCGGAGAGGCACAAGATTGAACACAAGGTCGAGACTCTCCCTTCCAGTTTGCTTGAAGCGGTGCGCCGCTTCGTACTGGGCCGTGCAGTACGCATTCTTCGCGGGCGAGGACAGGACCATTCGTCGATGCTGGTGAACGTCTCGAGGTTCAATTCGGTGCAGCGACAGGTCACTGCGCTGCTCACGAATTATCTCGAAGAAGTGCTGAATGCGGTCAAGCTCCATGCGGCGTTACCCGACCAGATGGCTCTGCGCGATCCCACCATGCAGGCATTGAAGGAAACATGGGACCGGTATCCGCCGTCCCAAGGTGAGACTTGGGAAAAAGCCAAGCGCGTGCTCGCAAACGGCGCTGGCGCGGTGGTGGTCAGGACGATCAACAACTCGTCTCCTGACCGTCTCGATTACCGGAACTACCGCGAAAATGGCCTGCATGTGGTTGCAGTTGGTGGCCTCAGCCTCTCCCGTGGCTTCACCCTCGAAGGATTGACCACGAGCTATTTCATTCGCAACTCCATCATGTACGACACGCTGCTGCAGATGGGCCGTTGGTTCGGCTACAGGGACGGCTACCTCGACCTATGCAGCATCTATATGACCGACGAAGCGGTCGGCTGGTATTCGCACATCTCGATGGCAATCGACGAGCTCAGGGCCGAGTTCAGATTGATGGAACAGCAGGGACGCAAGCCGGAAGAATTCGGTTTGAAAGTCAGAACCCATCCAGATTCCCTGATCGTGACGGCACGCAACAAGATGCGGACGGGGCGCAAAGTCGTCCACTCCGTTTCGCTGGCCGGACGACTGGTCGAAACGGTCTTCCTGAAGTCGGCGCCGTCGGTGATTGATGGCAACTTCAGAAAACTGCGGGCATTTGTCGAAGCGCTGGAGGCTGAGAAGGCGGCGCAATACAACGTCGAATCGGACCTTGGGTACCTGTGGTCTCAGATCAAGGCGGATGATGTTTGCCAGTTCCTGCAATCCTTCGAAAACCATGACGATGCAAGCGCCATCACCCAGTCCCGTCCCATTATCGAGTTCATCAAGGCCGACCCCCCAAATCTCGGTGAGTGGGACGTCTGCCTGTACACGCTGAAGAAAGGCGAGAAGGAGCAGGTGGGTCCCTTGCGCATCGTGCCGCAGGAACGCGCATGTGCGGTGAAGGGCGGCTGCTACCAGATTGGTGGCGCCAAGATGAGAGTTGCCTCCCGTGGCTCAGAACGAGTCGGTCTGACACCGGACCAGATTGACGCGGTCGCGGACGAAGCAGGAAACGCAAATGTGCCGGACGCTGCCTATCGGAGCCGACGGACGAGGCCGCTCCTGATGCTGCACGTACTCAATCTGTTCCGCCAAGGCGACGAGAACAAGGCTTCCTTGGCGAGATTGGTCTGTGCTTGGGGCATCAGTTTCCCGGGAAGCAAGGAAAAGGGGCGCGGAGCGGAAGTGGAATACATGGTGAATACCGTCTGGTGGCAAGAGCAGTATCAGGAACAGATTGAAGACGAGGACGACGAGGTCGCCAATGCTGTCGTCAACTAACCCGTGGTCCGGTATCGAAGCGACGGCCAAGGTCGGGGAGCTCCGTGCACGCCGTGCCGATGCAACGCATCCGTATGACTTCTTCTGGGCGCTTGATGCCAACGGACGCAAGCTGTTTTTGTACCGCGGGGCAGAACTTGATACCGATTGCCCGACCCCCAATCTGAAGGGCGTTGCTGTGGAACAGACTTCCGACCGGCTGATATTGCGGCTGATTGACGGCAGTACGGAAGATATCTTCGCTGCGTTCTGTCACAGTTTGCTTGAGCGTACAAGACGCGTTCCGTCGGCCACGCTGGTACCGGATGCCGTGCTGTCCCACGTGGAAAAGTGGCAGCGCTTCTTCGGCAGGTCGAATGCTGGGATTCTTGGCGACCTAGAGCTCCGCGGACTCTTCGGCGAACTCTCCTTTCTACAGTCGGAGCTCATTGCGCGGTTCGGGCACTCGGCAGTGCTGTTCTGGAACGGGCCGTTCGGAGCTCCTCAGGACTTCACTGTCGGTACGGCAGCGTTCGAAGTGAAGACAAGGCTGATAGGCGGACCGGCTGCTGTCACAGTATCGTCGGCACCGCAGCTGTGGCCATTGGGGGGGGCGTTGCATCTCGTGTGCTATGGGATAGGCGACGCTGCCGCGCAGGGAAATGCTGCACGATCGCCAGCGGCCCTCGTCGATGACATACGGGCTTGCTTGGCCAACTCTGAAGCACGCGACGCATTTGAGGACCGCCTGCTTCAGGCGGGTTACGTGGACCGCCCCGAATATGCAAATCGATTCTTTGCCATTTCTCCGGCGAGGTTCTTTGAAGTGAGGGAAGGATTCCCTCGTATAGTTGCCGAGCATGTTCCGGTTGGGGTGCGAAGCGTGCAGTATGTCCTAGAGC is part of the Burkholderia pyrrocinia genome and harbors:
- a CDS encoding Z1 domain-containing protein, producing MSPQEFENQVRSNLNNRTSVTPDLIRSVVRLTLQIQGDDAPQFESEDLFVEQISRSIEEKLDLSMPDAAVVKLPFKEWLPERRADTDLFYWNRYRDWLLQSGFAKEVVGTIGRDTDKIVGLLENPEKNGPWKRRGLVVGHVQSGKTANYNGVVCKSADYGYKVIILLAGVHNNLRSQTQQRVEEAFIGVDTDKKDRNLPLKDIKTGVGRISDVTRLPFSLTSREHDFRKDSAKAATFSLNAISEPVVFVIKKQATVLQNLHEWFLSLNDIKGGKIQGIPMLLIDDEADNASVNVAKGEGDPTKINGLIRKLLALFEQNSYVGYTATPFANIFIDPDSSHAMLEDDLFPKDFIVNLDAPDNYVSAARIFGENGDLAHLVESVSDHVACFPERHKIEHKVETLPSSLLEAVRRFVLGRAVRILRGRGQDHSSMLVNVSRFNSVQRQVTALLTNYLEEVLNAVKLHAALPDQMALRDPTMQALKETWDRYPPSQGETWEKAKRVLANGAGAVVVRTINNSSPDRLDYRNYRENGLHVVAVGGLSLSRGFTLEGLTTSYFIRNSIMYDTLLQMGRWFGYRDGYLDLCSIYMTDEAVGWYSHISMAIDELRAEFRLMEQQGRKPEEFGLKVRTHPDSLIVTARNKMRTGRKVVHSVSLAGRLVETVFLKSAPSVIDGNFRKLRAFVEALEAEKAAQYNVESDLGYLWSQIKADDVCQFLQSFENHDDASAITQSRPIIEFIKADPPNLGEWDVCLYTLKKGEKEQVGPLRIVPQERACAVKGGCYQIGGAKMRVASRGSERVGLTPDQIDAVADEAGNANVPDAAYRSRRTRPLLMLHVLNLFRQGDENKASLARLVCAWGISFPGSKEKGRGAEVEYMVNTVWWQEQYQEQIEDEDDEVANAVVN
- a CDS encoding PD-(D/E)XK motif protein, translating into MLSSTNPWSGIEATAKVGELRARRADATHPYDFFWALDANGRKLFLYRGAELDTDCPTPNLKGVAVEQTSDRLILRLIDGSTEDIFAAFCHSLLERTRRVPSATLVPDAVLSHVEKWQRFFGRSNAGILGDLELRGLFGELSFLQSELIARFGHSAVLFWNGPFGAPQDFTVGTAAFEVKTRLIGGPAAVTVSSAPQLWPLGGALHLVCYGIGDAAAQGNAARSPAALVDDIRACLANSEARDAFEDRLLQAGYVDRPEYANRFFAISPARFFEVREGFPRIVAEHVPVGVRSVQYVLELQACLPFESEPDWTTMGASSGS